The stretch of DNA GGACAACGCTCCGGTGCCCCAGCGCAGTCGACCGGGCACCACATGCGAGCAGCCCCACAACCCCCACCAGCCACCTGCACAACATGTTCACAGATGCGAACCTCGTTACCCGACTATGACATTGCCAGCTTGACAGTCGCTGTCATCGCACAAGTAGGTTCCAGGTAAACGCAGTTTCCACCAGGTACCGGTGCGCCCCCGCGCCGGGAGAAGGGACGTCCATGGGTTCCCACGCCCGCCCCAACCGGATACACCGCACCGGAGTCCGGATCGCGATGGTCGCACTCGTCGGGGCCGCCCTGCCCGTCACCGCCGGCGGTCTCGCCGAGGCGGCCACCCCCGGCGCCACGCACTCCGCCGACGAGAACGACCAGCAGAACAGCGAGACCACCACTCCGGCCGGCCAGGACGGCAGCGAGGCCACCACTCCCGCCGACCAGACGGAGGAGACGCCGCAGCGCTCCGAGACCGAGCAGCAGTCCCAGACCGACCAGCAGCCCGAGACTGATCAGCGGTCCAGGACCGAGCAGTCGACGCAGCCTGCCCAGCAGGCGAAGACCGCCGACACGGAGGACGCCAAGGACCAGGCCGCTCCCAAGATCAACGCTGACCACGCCTTCCTGCTGGACGCCCGCGACGGCAGCCAGGAGCGGGAGATGTGGGGTGGGTCCAAGGCCGACGAGAGCGTGCCGATGGCCAGCACCACCAAGATCATGACCGCCATCGTGGTGCTCAAGCACCCGGAGTGGCTGAACCGGCAGATCACGGTGAAGCAGGAGTACCGGGACTACGTGGCGAAGGAGGGCTCCAGCACCGCCGACCTTCAGACCGGCGACAAGCTGACTGTCAAGCAGCTGCTGCACGCCGCCCTGATCCCGTCCGGCGCGGACGCGGCAATGGCCCTGGCCGACAACTTCGGCTCCGGGGACACCATTGACGCGCGGATCGCCGACTTCGTGGCGCAGATGAACGCCGAGGCGCAGCAGCTGAACCTGAGCGGTACGCACTTCGACACCTTCGACGGCATCTCGCACGGCAACAATCACAGCACCGCCCGCGACCTGGCCAAGCTCGGCCAGCGCGCGATGCTGCAGCCGGTCTTCGCGGATGTCGTGCAGAACACGCAGTACAAGACCGAGGCCCCGGCGGCCAACGGGCACACCCGTTACTACACCTGGAACAACACCAACGAGCTGCTGGGCACCTACGACGGTGCCCTGGGTGTCAAGACGGGCAGTGGCCCGGAGGACGGCTACTGCGTCGTCTTCGCCGCCAAGCGGGACAACCGCACGCTGGTCGGCGCGATCCTCGGTGACGACACGGGCCGCTTCGACGACGCCACCAAGATGCTCGACTGGGGCTTCGCCCACTGAGCAGGCGGCAGCCGCGGGACTGAGCGTGCACCGTACGCGGTGCGTACGAAGCCGAGGCCCCCGCCCCGTCCCCGCCCGCCGGCGGACGGGGCGGGGGCCTGTCTCGTCCGTGAGGCGCGCGCGGTGGTGGGCGCATGGACCAGTGGGCGGGTGGACAAGTGGCTCACCGATTTCCCCGGCCGCGGAGTCGCCCGTCGGGTGACGATATCCCCACGGCCGGGCGGCCACCATCACTACGGCGAGCAACCGGGATATTCCTCCCCCACCGTTGTGGGAGAGCGATCTTCTGAGTGGCCGTGACGCCGAACTTCCCCTGACGCATATCTGAACCGAAGATCGATTCTTTTGCATATGCACGTGCGCGCGGGACAGGAATTTGATAATCCGCTTGTAAAGAGCGGCCCTGGTGGCCTCTGTCAACGGCGGGCCCCTTGTGGCCAGCACATCTCTCTGTAGGTGATCGAAAAAGAAGAGCAGATTGTCACAGACCGTGCAAAAGTCGATCAGATCAGGTGTGTTGGAGGGTGCGGAAGTGTCGAAAAGTGCCCATCTCGCGCCCCGGTGACGGCTGGTCGCCCCTCGGTAGGGGGGAAATTGCATAGGGGATCACTTTTGCATGGAGGGAATGGGTTCGGGTTTAGAGAGGACCCGCATTCCGACACCTGACTGGCGGTATGGTCTCCGTGACCGAATGCGTACGGCACGCGCTGTGGCTGAGGTCGGCCCAGGCCGATCGCGATGGCCTCGGGTCGCACCCCGAGGCCATCCGAAAGGCGGCTGTCAACGCGAAAGAAAGGTGATCAGCGTGTCCTCCCGAAAGAACCGGGGTCTTGATGTGACGCCCCCGGCGCTCCGCATCGCCAGTATGCCTGCTTCTCGGCGCCGGGAAGCGTCTCTCGCGTACCTGTGGGACATCGGGCTGAGACTCGGTCCGACGCCGCCGACCGTCATCGGTGTGTGGGCCGTCTCCACCGGCGCTCCTCCCCGGCCGGTGGCCCTGCCGCTGATCGGAGCGACAGTCGCGGTCCGCGAGCGTTCCACGGTGCGGTACCGGCGCGTCAGCGTGCGGTGACGCGCGTCGGCGCGGGCGGCCTGTCGGCTGCCCACCCGGCCCGGTCCCTGCGGGGCGCGACAAGTGTGCCCCGTTCTCAGTAGCGAAATGGGGGTCCCCCCATGCCCGTACCGATGAGTCCGAACGCCTGCGGCCACTGCGGACGCCGACTGGAACAACACTCCGGCCCCGGCCGGCCCAGAGAGTACTGCGATCCCACCTGTCGGCGGCGCGCGCAGCGGGACAGGGACCGCGCCCGGCGCGGCCGTGTGCGGGGCGGCACTTCAACGTGCCGAGGCGAAACGATCGCCGCCGGCCTCGCGGACCTGACCGCGCGACTGCTCGTCTCCCAGCGGTCGGGTGCCCCGCTGGCCGATCTGCTGCACCAGGCGGACCGACTGGCGGAAGAGACTCGCCATTACGCCGCCGCGGCGGTGCACGAAGCCCGCTCCAGCGGCGACGACTGGGATGTCATCGCCGCTTCGGCCGGGGTGAGCGAAGCCTCAGCGCGCGGCCGCTGGAGTGAGCGGAAACTCAACCGGATACTGGCCGGCTACCGGGCGCGGACGCCTTCCGCCCCGCGCCTGCCGCCGGGTGCCCGGGAGGCGAGCGCTCCATGAACGCGCCCCGCAGCGGCCCCGTGCGGGTGAGCGGTTCCCTGGCCGCCCCGCACACCGGTCTCCCGCTGGACTACCAGGCGTTCCGGCAGATGACCCAGCGCGCCTATCTGCGGTACGCCCGCGCGCGCACGGGGGACAGCGCCACGGCGGAGCGCTCCGTGCACGCCGCCTTCGGGGAGCTGTCCAAACGTTGGGCGGAGGTGCTGCGCAGTTCCTGCCCCGCCGCGGTCGCCTGGGACATACTGAGCCGGGCGGTCGCCACCCACGAGGACGGACGTGTCGATCCGCGGCTCCAACGCGGTGCGCTCCTCCGACTCACCGGACCGCAGGCCGACGCCGTACTGCTCCACCGCCAACTGCGGTTGACCGCGGCGGAGGCGGCAGACCTGATGGGGATACGAACCTCCTCCCTGCGGGCTCTCCTCCGCACTGCGGAACGCGCTCTGCGCGTCAACCCCTCTCTCTGTGATGGATCTCCGTGACGGAACAAGTCCCTTAGGGGTCCTTGCAATAGGGGCGCCCGGTCCCGTCCGTGGACGTGTATCCGTGGATGCGTACGGGGGCGCGTTTTTCTCTCCCTGCGCTCTCATCCGCCTCTACGGTTCGAAATTCACGGACGGGTGACTAGCAACAGGGTCAACTCGCTCTCTACCATGGCATTTCCTACTGTCGACGGTCCTTAGAACAAGACCTCGGGGGAGCACATGCCGAACGGGGAGCAACCTCATACACACGTAATCGACATGAACACGCCGAGTGTGGCCCGCATGTACGACTGGCTCCTTGGCGGAGTCGAGAACTACGCCTCGGACCGGGACGCGTGCGCGGAACTTCTCGACATCGCGCCCAGTACGCAACTGCTGGCCCGCAACAACCGTTCATTCCTGCGCCGGATGGTCCGCATTCTGGTCGAGGAGTTCGGCATCACACAGTTCCTCGATCACGGATCAGGGCTGCCCACTCAGGACAACGTGCACCAAGTGGCCCAGCGCATCGATCCTGACTGCCGCGTCGCTTACGTGGACATCGACCCCATGGTCCTGGCCCACGGCCGCACCGTCCTTCAGGAGAACAGCAACACGCTCGTTCTGAAAGAGGACATGCGCGAGACCTTGAAGATCCGCAAAGCCACCGAAGGGTTCCTCGACTGGAACAAGCCGATCGCCGCTCTGTTCGTCTCGGTCATGCACTGTCTGCCCGATACCGATGACTACCGCGACCCGGCTGCCGTCATCAGGACTGTGGCCGATCAGCTGGTGCCGGGCAGCTGCATGGTCATCTGCCAACTCGTCAGCGACGATGCCTTCGTGCGGGACGAGGTCACCCGGCTGATGGACGAGAGCACCCACGGACACTGGGGGCGGGTACGCCAGAAGGAGGAAGTGCGACGTTACTTCGACGGGCTGGAGATCGTCCCGCCCGGCCTCGTCGATGTCATCGACTGGCGCCCTGAGACTCCACCGCCTCCCTCCGAACTGAGGGCACCCGACTGGGTCGAGTGGGGTGGCGTCGCCACGCTCTGAGAGGCCCGCGGGCCGGAGGAGATAATGGGGGCCGAGGCCGTCGAGCGCGTACCTACCGGTACATCTCGATGGCCTTCCTCAGTACCGTCTTGCTCCGCTCCATGGTGGCCGCGGCGTCCCGCAGGGTGCTCAGCACATTGCGGTGCTCGTCCAGATCCAGGGGCCGTGTCACATAGGTGGCCCCGGTGACGTGTTCGACATAAGCCAGTTCGGCCGGCCCACCGTCACGGAACTTCAGATGGGTGATGGGGTAGGGAGGCGACACACTGGCGCCACGGACGAACTCCACGATTCGAATGTTGACCTTGGCCACGTCCGCGGCGTGCAACAGGTGTTCCAGCTGTCGGCGCATGACGGTCGTACCGCCGCGAGGGCGGAGCAGGATGCCCTGGTCCAGCAGTGCGCTCACCCGGGGGATGTCCTGATCGAGGATCAGTTGCCGGTTGATGCGCAGGTCCACGATCCGGTCGAGTGTTTCCTCGGTAGCGTTGGGCATGGCCGCTTTGACGAGAGCCCTCGCGTAGTCCGGCGTCTGCAGGAGGCCGGGCACTACGTGGTTCTCATAGGTACAGATCTCCTCCGCGATGCCTTCCAGGGAGATCAGACGCCTGAGGTAGGTGGGCGTGACGTCGTTGTAGTGCTCATACCACTCTTCGTTGTGCGCCTGTTGCAGAAGACTCTCGATCGACCTCCTCTCCTGTGGAGAGAGGCCGTAGTACCGGACCAGGTCCAGTACATCGCGGTCCTTGGGCGGACTCTCGCCGCGTTCCAGCCTGCTGATCTTGGAGACCGAACTCCGAATGATCGGAGCGACGTCCTTGAGCCCGAGCCCGCGGTCCTGGCGCAGACTGCGCAACTGTTCGCCCACCATGAGCCAGACAGCCGCCTGGCCGTCCCTACGCATGGGAATGACCGAGTCCTCCCCGCCCTGCGGCGGTTCGGGAAGATCGGGAACGGCGGACATGAAGACTCCCACAGTGCGAGGAGGGCAGACACCCCTCGGAACAGGATGAAGCCTCAAGCCCGCCGTTCCAACCCTTGGCCTGAAGTATCAGACTGTCACCCGGTCATGTGATCGAACTCGGAGTTCCTCGCCCCGGTGAGGAACGCGGCGAGTTCTGCCCGGGTGAAGACCAGAGCCGGACCGTCGGGGAATCGTGAGTTGCGTACTGCGACGGAGCCGCCCGACAGCTCGGCGACTTCCACGCAGTTGCCGTCGGCGACACTCGAACTGCTCTTCACCCATACCGCACCAGGGATCTCGCTCGCGGTAACACCGTTGTCCGGCTGCATAGTGCGACCTCTTTCCAGAGTTGTTCGGACTTGCCACGCGGCTGAAACCGATCGGGCCGACCCTGCGATCCAAGATCACCTAATCCCATATGGGATTGCATGGCGGGCTCCTATGGGAATCGTAGCCAAGTGTGACCTCGGCGGAAGTCCCTCGAAAGGGTCCGTTTGAGGCAATCATGAAACCGGGTTCGGTTCATTCCTCAGAACACGTGTGACGGGAACGGTTCATTTCTGCCTGTGGTGACGGGTGATCCGGGAGGGAAGGCGTCGCCCGGGGCGGGCAGCGGCGATCACTGTCATTGGCCGACCCGCCCGCGAGGTGATCACGCGGAAGGACGGGCGAAGTAGTGGCCCTCCGCGAGGTCGTCGAGCAGGCCGGGGCGGGTGGGCCGCCATCCCAGCAATTCGCGGGTGTAGGCACTGGAGGACGGGGCGTCCAGGCCGACGGAACCGCCGAGCCAGCCGAAGTGTTCCGCCGCGTCGGCGGGGTCGACCGAGACGACGGGCAGGTCGAGGTGGCGCCCAATCACCTCGGCGACGGCACGGATCGGCACGCCCTCCTCCGCCGAGGCGTGCAGCGTGGAACCGGCCGGGGCGCTCTCCAGTGCCAGCTGGAAGAGGCGTGCGGCGTCGGAGCGGTGAACGGCGGGCCAGCGGTTGGCTCCGTCCCCGACGTAGCCGGAGACTCCCTTGTCCCTGGCGGTGGCGATCAGGGTGGGCAGGAAGCCGAGGTCCCCGTCGCCGTGCACGGTCGGAGGGAGGCGTACGACGGAGGAGCGGACACCGCGGTCGGCGAGGGCCACGGTCGCGCGCGCGTTGGCGGCCCGCTTGCTGGGACCGCCTTCCACGGGGGCCGTCTCGCCGGAGGCGGGAGCCTGGCCGTCCTTCTCGGTCGCGACCCGCCCCGGCGCCAGGCCGAGCAGCCCGGAGGCGATGAGGAACGGGCGGTCGGAGCCGGCGAGGGCCTCTCCGAACATGTCGATGACCTGTCGGTCGGCGTCGGAGGCCTCCTCGAAGCCGCCGCTGAACGCGATGTCGTGCTTGAAAGCGAGGTGGATGACCCCGTCGGACTCCGCGGTCGCGGCGCGCAGGGTGTCGAGATCGTCCAGCGTGCCGAGGAGCGGTTCGGCTCCGGCCTTCTTCAGAGCGGCGGCGGAGGCGTCCGAGCGGGCGAGGCCGACGACCTGGTGGCCGACGCCGATGAGCTCGGGAACGAGGGCGGATCCGATCCAGCCGGACGCACCTGTGACCAATACACGCATGAGAGAACCTCCGGGTGTGCGGGCCGTTCCCGCCGCTGAGGTCGGCCCGGGGGCATCGACCCACGGCGAGCAGCCGCATGTCAGTTACTGTCATCACCGTAACACTGAAGACAGTCACTGTCATCGCGTAGGATCTCCGCTATGAGTCGATGGGAGCCGAACGCGCGGGGACGGCTGGAGAAGGCGGCGCTGGATCTCTACAGCGAGCGCGGATTCGAGCAGACCACCGCCGCGCAGATCGCCGAACGGGCCGGGCTGACGGAGCGGACGTTCTTCCGGCACTTCGCGGACAAGCGTGAGGTGCTGTTCGGAGGCGCGTCCACGCTGGAGAAGGTCTTCGTGGATGCCCTCGCGGGCACGTCGGACGCGGCGGCGCCGATCGACGCGATGGCGTCGGCGCTGGAGAGCGCCGCTGTTCCCTTCCTGGAGCGCCATGAGTTCGCCCGGCAGCGCCAGGCCGTCATCATGGCCAACGCCGAGCTGCGTGAGCGTGAGCTGATCAAGCTGGCCTCGCTCTCCACCGCACTCGCCGCCACGCTACGGAGGCGAGGGGTCCCGGAGCCGACGGCGAATCTCACCGCGGAGGCGGGCATAGCCGTCTTCAAGGTCGGGTTCGAGCGCTGGATAGCCGCGAGTGGCGACCGTGCCCTGGTGGAGTTCCTGCGGGAGTCGCTCGACGAACTCAAAGCGGTGGCGGCGGGGGAGTGACCGCGGGTCGGGCAGGCGGCGGCCGACCCTACCCCGACCGGTCGACCTGGCCCGCTCGCTCGGACCCGGCACCGCCCCTCAGGAGGGCACACAGACCTCCTTGCCCTTGAGTGTCCCGGCGCCGACGACCTCGATGAGCGGACAGACGCAGCCCGCGGTGAGACGGCTGGACCACTTCTCGCTCCGCCGTCGGTCCCTCGTCGGGAGAACGAGAGACGCCGACGCGGCGCGACGGGGCCGGCCCCTGACGGCCCGCGCCCCCGGCCGCGCCCGCCGTTCAGAGCTTCGCGGGGCGGCGCGGCCTCAACGGGACGTAGACGAGGAGCGCGACGAGGAAAGCGGCGTAGTACGCCACGTCGCCGCCGTGCAGGGCCCGCGAGACGGGACCGGTGTACAGGCCGTTGTTCATGCACAGCACCGCGGCGCCGAAGGCGGCGAAGAACGCCACGAGCGCCGGCCATGTGTGCCGTGGGCTCTCCCGTTCCGGGTTCGCGTCGAAGTCGGCGCTCCCCCTCGATTCCGACCTGGCGAACCAGTCGACCACCACCACGGCGACGAACCCGGGGATCCAGTAACCGACGAACAGCAGGACGTTCTGGAAGCGTGCGGCGGTGTCGGCCGCGTGCATCCACAGCACCAGCGGAAAGCCGAGGACGGCGGCGAGCGCCGCGGCGAGGGGACGCGGGACGCGTACGCCGATGGTCTGAAGGGCGAGCGAGCCGCTGTAGTCGTTCATGGCGTTGCTGCACAGGGCCGCGAGCGCCACGGCCAGCAGCCCCAACCTGCCGAACACCCCGCCGCCCAGCAGCTGTTCGACGCCCCTCGCCGTCTGATCCGTAAGCACCGAAGCACCCCACAGGCCGAGTGTCTGGACCGCGACGAACGAGACGGAGACGCCGAGGAGGGTGTACCAGAACATGCGCGGGCGGGACGTGGCGCGGGGCAGATAGCGGCTGAAGTCACTGGCGTACGGGGCCCAGGACAGTGCCAGGCTCAGCGCGATCGTGCTGGTCAGGAGGAACGCGCCCACACGGTCCGCCCCCGTCGCGCTGCCGTGCGCGGCGGGGTGGACGCCCCGCAGCTGGAAGGCGAGGGCAAGGAAGGCGGCGGCGAGTACGAAGGTCATCAGTTTTTGCAGGCGGTGAATGGCCTCGTAGCCCAGCACGCCCAGTCCACCCTGACCGGCCATCATGACGAGCACACCCAGCCAGAACGGCAAGCCGCACAGCCGGGCGAGCGCCTCGCCGCCGAAAAGGCCGATGAGCGCGTCCCAGGCCACCGAGGACAGCCACTGGAGGGCCCCGGGGACCGCTATGGACCGCCCGAAGGCCAGTCGGGCCAGGGGGAGTTGCCCCGCCCCCGTCAGACTGCCCCACGTCCCCAGATACGCGGTGGGAACGGCGCCGACGAGCGTGCCCAGGACCACGGCGGCCAACGCGGTCGGGAAGTCGAGGCCGACGGTGATACCGACCGTGCCGCTGAACACGCCGGTCATGGTCAGATTCGGCGCGAACCACACAGTGAACAGCCGGGCGGGGCCGCCGTAGCGACCGCTCTCCGGCACCGGCACGATCCCCCGCGCCTCGATCCGCAGGTCACCGGGGGCGGCCGGCATCCGCCCGCCGAAGACGGAGCGCGCCTCCGCCGTGGGTGCGTCGCCGCGGGCATGGGGCAGTGACATGGCTGACATCCCTCCGCCAGTACGAACTGGTTCAGGTTCGACGGGTGTGATCTCAGCCCCCTGGCGGGGCACCCCGTGTCCGGTACGCCGACCAGGGTAACGCCCCCGCACGGCACGTTCCCCACGGGCGGCGGCCACGTCCTGCGCACCGCCGCGCGCGGTGCGGGCGGGGGAGCCCCCGGCCGACCGGGTGTCAGTGCACGCGCGGGTCAGCCGCTGGCGGCGGCCAGGATCACGTCCACAAGCCGGTCCGCCGCGTCCGGCCTGCCGTGTGCCCGAGCACGCCGCGCCATCGCCTCGCGGTGCGCGGGGTCGGTGAGGAGCGGGCCCACCGCGTCCCGCAGCCTCTCCGCGGTCACCTCACCCAGCAGAGCGACGGCCGCGCCCGCGTCCTCCAGGTGGCGTGCGTTGTGCGCCTGCTCGTTTCCGGCGGAGGACGCGAGCGGTACGAATACGGCGGGCTTGCCCAGCGCGGTCAGCTCGGCCAGGGTTCCCGCGCCGCTCCTGGAGACCACGACGTCGGCCAGCGCCAGCACGTCGGGCAACTCGGGGCCGACGAAACCGGCCAGGTGGTACCTGGCGGCCAACTCAATCGGCAGGGACCGCGCGTGACGCTGAAGATCCTCGAAGTTCGCGGGCCCGCACTGGTGGATGACGTTCGCGTGGGACAGCAGCCACGGCAGCGCGTCCCTGACGACCTCGTTGATCTGCTGGGCGCCCTGCGCGCCGCCGGTCACGTACACCGTCGGGAGGCGTCGGTCGAAGCCGTGCAGCCCGAGTGTGGTCACCGCCTTGTCCGCCTGTCCCGTCAGGACCTCGGGCCGGATCGGGTTGCCGGTGACGACCGCGATCCCCCGTACGGAGTCCGGCAGCAGCGGGAGTGAGGAGTCGGACGACACCGCGATCCGCGCCGCGGAACCGGCCAGTTTCCGGTTGGCCAGGCCGAGGCGCACTGTCTGCTCGTGCAGCACGAGCGGGCGGTGGCACATGCGGGCGGCCAGACCGGCGGGGACGGCGACATACCCGCCGGTGGCGAGTACGACGTCCGGCCGGAAATCCGAGATGATCTTCCGTGCCTGCGCGACACCGAGCGGCACCCGGGCCATGTCCTTGACGTTGGCGGGGCTCACCATCTTCAGGGGGTTGCTTGAGCGGCGGATCTTCCCCGTGGCGACCGTGGTGAACGGGATCCCCTCAGCGGGAGCGACTCGGGCCTCCAACCCGTCCGGTGTCCCGATCCACAGAACGTCCAGCCCCCTGCCCGACGCGTGGAGCCGCGCCTCCAATGTCCGGACGGCGGTCAGTGCCGGGTAGGTGTGTCCGCCCGTGCCACCTCCTGTGACGACCAGACGAAAACCCTCATGAGCGACGCCACTTCGCACGAAAAGCCCCAAGAAGAAAGACAGCGATGAGCTGCTTACATTAACGCCCACGACACCGCTTGAAGATTGCGAGGCCGAGGGCGGGTCTCACGCCGACCGGAGGACCGGGCGACGTGACCCCGGTAACGCGGGACATCAGGGCGCCGGCAGGGGCAGGGTGTGGTGCAGGCGGAGTCCGGGGCCGCGAGGGGGCTTCACCGGTGGATCCCCGTAACGACGAAGGCGGGCCCCTGACCGTCGACGGCCCGGACGACGTCGAGGACGGTGACGCTCCGCGGGTGCGGGTGAGCACGTGGCCGTCGGCGTCGCCCTGACCGCCTCCCACTACCCGGTCGAATGTGTCCGAGTAACTTTCCCGGGCGCATCTCGGATACCAGATATCCAGGTCAGAGATAGGGTCAAGTGGTATCTGCCGTACCAAAGACGGCATCCAGTGTCATGTGTGGTGAAAGGTGTGGTGAGAGATGCAGATCGCGGTGATCGGCGGGACCGGCCTCATCGGCTCCCAGGTCGTGAGCAACCTTCGAGCGGCGGGACACGACGTGTCCTCCCTCTCCCTGTCGACCGGGGTGGACCTGCTCAGTGGCAAGGGGCTGGACGAAGCGCTGAAGGGGGCGCAGGCGGTCGTGAACCTCACCAACTCGCCGACCTTCGACGACGCGTCGCTCGCCTTCTTCCGGACATCGATGGACAACCTTCTGGCCTCGGCGCGGCAGGCGGGCGTCGGCCACGTGGTCATTCTGTCCATCGTCGGCGCCGACCAGGTTCCCGACCTCGACTACTACCGGGCCAAGGTCCTCCAGGAGGACATCCTCAAAGCCGGTCCGCTCCCGTACTCGATCGTCAGGGCCACCCAGTTCTTCGAGTTCATGGAAGGCGTCCTGTCCTGGACCTCGGATCAGGACACCGTTCGCCTGCCCGCCACCCCGCTCCAGCCGATGGCCGCCGCCGATGTCGCCAGGGCCGTCGCCGACGTGACCGCCGCTACGCCCCTGCGGGGCACCCGCGACATCGCGGGGCCCGAGGTCATGACCCTCGACGAGATCGGAAGGATCACCCTCGCCGCCCACGGCGACCACCGCACTGTCACCGTCGACGACAGCGCGGGCATGTTCGCCGCCGTCACCGGCGACGCCATCGTCGCCGGACCTGACGCCGTCATCGCGACCACCTCCTACAGGGAGTGGCTGAGCCGCTGACCTCGACCGATCGCCGCGCCGACGTCCGATTCGCCGGCGCGGTGCCACGACGGGTGCGGAGGGTGGCGCCCGCCGGCACTTGACGAGATGGGTGGCACGGGCGCCCGGCGGCCTCTGCCGGACGTGTCGCCCGAGCGCACTCGAAGCGATGCCGCGAGGTGCGCTCGAACACCACTTCGGGGACACCACTACGGAACGCGGGCCGGGCGGGTGAGCGGCAAGGGAGCCGGTAGACTCGACGGCTGTGGCGGACACGCAGTATGAAGACCTGTTGCGGCTTGTGCTCACTTCCGGAACGGCCAAGGCCGACCGGACGGGCACCGGCACCCGAAGTGTCTTCGGACACCAACTACGTTATGACCTCTCTCAGAGGTTCCCCCTGGTCACCACCAAAAAGGTGCACCTCAGATCCATCGTGTACGAGCTCCTGTGGTTCCTGCGCGGTGACTCGAACGTCGACTGGCTGCACGAGCACGGCGTCACCATCTGGGACGAATGGGCCGACGAGAACGGCGACCTCGGTCCTGTGTACGGCGCGCAGTGGCGCTCGTGGCCCACTCCGGACGGCACACACATCGACCAGATCAGCGACGTTCTCGGCACCTTGCGCAGCGACCCGGACTCCCGGCGGATGATCGTCTCCGCCTGGAACGTCGGCGAACTGTCCAAGATGGCGCTCGCGCCGTGCCACGCCTTCTTCCAGTTCTACGTCGCCGATGGCAAGCTCTCCTGCCAGCTGTACCAGCGCAGCGCGGACCTCTTCCTCGGCGTTCCTTTCAACATCGCCAGCTACGCGCTCCTCACCCACATGGTGGCGCAGCAGGTGGGCCTCACGCCGGGCGACTTCATCTGGACCGGCGGCGACTGCCACATCTACGACAACCACGTCCAGCAGGTGACCGAGCAGCTCTCGCGCGCCCCGTTCGACTTCCCCAGGCTGCGGCTGCGGCAGGCCGACTCGGTTTTCGACTACGCCTACTCCGACGTGGAAATGGTCGACTACCGGCACCACCCGGCCATCAAGGCCCCGGTCGCGGTATGAACGTCGGACTGATCTGGGCGCAGACCCTCGACGGCGTGATCGGCGCGGGCAACGCGAT from Streptomyces tsukubensis encodes:
- a CDS encoding purine-cytosine permease family protein, producing the protein MSLPHARGDAPTAEARSVFGGRMPAAPGDLRIEARGIVPVPESGRYGGPARLFTVWFAPNLTMTGVFSGTVGITVGLDFPTALAAVVLGTLVGAVPTAYLGTWGSLTGAGQLPLARLAFGRSIAVPGALQWLSSVAWDALIGLFGGEALARLCGLPFWLGVLVMMAGQGGLGVLGYEAIHRLQKLMTFVLAAAFLALAFQLRGVHPAAHGSATGADRVGAFLLTSTIALSLALSWAPYASDFSRYLPRATSRPRMFWYTLLGVSVSFVAVQTLGLWGASVLTDQTARGVEQLLGGGVFGRLGLLAVALAALCSNAMNDYSGSLALQTIGVRVPRPLAAALAAVLGFPLVLWMHAADTAARFQNVLLFVGYWIPGFVAVVVVDWFARSESRGSADFDANPERESPRHTWPALVAFFAAFGAAVLCMNNGLYTGPVSRALHGGDVAYYAAFLVALLVYVPLRPRRPAKL
- a CDS encoding RNA polymerase sigma factor, translated to MNAPRSGPVRVSGSLAAPHTGLPLDYQAFRQMTQRAYLRYARARTGDSATAERSVHAAFGELSKRWAEVLRSSCPAAVAWDILSRAVATHEDGRVDPRLQRGALLRLTGPQADAVLLHRQLRLTAAEAADLMGIRTSSLRALLRTAERALRVNPSLCDGSP
- a CDS encoding D-alanyl-D-alanine carboxypeptidase family protein encodes the protein MGSHARPNRIHRTGVRIAMVALVGAALPVTAGGLAEAATPGATHSADENDQQNSETTTPAGQDGSEATTPADQTEETPQRSETEQQSQTDQQPETDQRSRTEQSTQPAQQAKTADTEDAKDQAAPKINADHAFLLDARDGSQEREMWGGSKADESVPMASTTKIMTAIVVLKHPEWLNRQITVKQEYRDYVAKEGSSTADLQTGDKLTVKQLLHAALIPSGADAAMALADNFGSGDTIDARIADFVAQMNAEAQQLNLSGTHFDTFDGISHGNNHSTARDLAKLGQRAMLQPVFADVVQNTQYKTEAPAANGHTRYYTWNNTNELLGTYDGALGVKTGSGPEDGYCVVFAAKRDNRTLVGAILGDDTGRFDDATKMLDWGFAH
- a CDS encoding helix-turn-helix domain-containing protein, giving the protein MSAVPDLPEPPQGGEDSVIPMRRDGQAAVWLMVGEQLRSLRQDRGLGLKDVAPIIRSSVSKISRLERGESPPKDRDVLDLVRYYGLSPQERRSIESLLQQAHNEEWYEHYNDVTPTYLRRLISLEGIAEEICTYENHVVPGLLQTPDYARALVKAAMPNATEETLDRIVDLRINRQLILDQDIPRVSALLDQGILLRPRGGTTVMRRQLEHLLHAADVAKVNIRIVEFVRGASVSPPYPITHLKFRDGGPAELAYVEHVTGATYVTRPLDLDEHRNVLSTLRDAAATMERSKTVLRKAIEMYR
- a CDS encoding TetR family transcriptional regulator — its product is MSRWEPNARGRLEKAALDLYSERGFEQTTAAQIAERAGLTERTFFRHFADKREVLFGGASTLEKVFVDALAGTSDAAAPIDAMASALESAAVPFLERHEFARQRQAVIMANAELRERELIKLASLSTALAATLRRRGVPEPTANLTAEAGIAVFKVGFERWIAASGDRALVEFLRESLDELKAVAAGE
- a CDS encoding DUF397 domain-containing protein, which encodes MQPDNGVTASEIPGAVWVKSSSSVADGNCVEVAELSGGSVAVRNSRFPDGPALVFTRAELAAFLTGARNSEFDHMTG
- a CDS encoding SAM-dependent methyltransferase, with the protein product MPNGEQPHTHVIDMNTPSVARMYDWLLGGVENYASDRDACAELLDIAPSTQLLARNNRSFLRRMVRILVEEFGITQFLDHGSGLPTQDNVHQVAQRIDPDCRVAYVDIDPMVLAHGRTVLQENSNTLVLKEDMRETLKIRKATEGFLDWNKPIAALFVSVMHCLPDTDDYRDPAAVIRTVADQLVPGSCMVICQLVSDDAFVRDEVTRLMDESTHGHWGRVRQKEEVRRYFDGLEIVPPGLVDVIDWRPETPPPPSELRAPDWVEWGGVATL
- a CDS encoding SDR family oxidoreductase, which gives rise to MRVLVTGASGWIGSALVPELIGVGHQVVGLARSDASAAALKKAGAEPLLGTLDDLDTLRAATAESDGVIHLAFKHDIAFSGGFEEASDADRQVIDMFGEALAGSDRPFLIASGLLGLAPGRVATEKDGQAPASGETAPVEGGPSKRAANARATVALADRGVRSSVVRLPPTVHGDGDLGFLPTLIATARDKGVSGYVGDGANRWPAVHRSDAARLFQLALESAPAGSTLHASAEEGVPIRAVAEVIGRHLDLPVVSVDPADAAEHFGWLGGSVGLDAPSSSAYTRELLGWRPTRPGLLDDLAEGHYFARPSA